A single Pan paniscus chromosome 21, NHGRI_mPanPan1-v2.0_pri, whole genome shotgun sequence DNA region contains:
- the GDF5 gene encoding growth/differentiation factor 5 — translation MRLPKLLTLLLWYLAWLDLEFICTVLGAPDLGQRPQGTRPGLAKAEAKERSPLARNVFRPGGHSYGGGATNANARAKGGTGQKGGLTQPKKDEPKKLPPRPGGPEPKPGHPPQTRQATARTVTPKGQLPGGKAPPKAGSVPSSFLLKKAREPGPPREPKEPFRPPPITPHEYMLSLYRTLSDADRKGGNSSVKLEAGLANTITSFIDKGQDDRGPVVRKQRYVFDISALEKDGLLGAELRILRKKPSDTAKPAAPGGGRAAQLKLSSCPSGRQPAALLDVRSVPGLDGSGWEVFDIWKLFRNFKNSAQLCLELEAWERGRAVDLRGLGFDRAARQVHEKALFLVFGRTKKRDLFFNEIKARSGQDDKTVYEYLFSQRRKRRAPLATRQGKRPSKNLKARCSRKALHVNFKDMGWDDWIIAPLEYEAFHCEGLCEFPLRSHLEPTNHAVIQTLMNSMDPESTPPTCCVPTRLSPISILFIDSANNVVYKQYEDMVVESCGCR, via the exons ATGAGACTCCCCAAACTCCTCACTTTATTGCTTTGGTACCTGGCTTGGCTGGACCTGGAATTCATCTGCACTGTGTTGGGTGCCCCTGACTTGGGCCAGAGACCCCAGGGGACCAGGCCAGGATTGGCCAAAGCAGAGGCCAAGGAGAGGAGCCCCCTGGCCCGGAACGTCTTCAGGCCAGGGGGTCACAGCTATGGTGGGGGGGCCACCAATGCCAATGCCAGGGCAAAGGGAGGCACCGGGCAGAAAGGAGGCCTGACACAGCCCAAGAAGGATGAACCCAAAAAGCTGCCCCCCAGACCGGGCGGCCCTGAACCCAAGCCAGGACACCCTCCCCAAACAAGGCAGGCTACAGCCCGGACTGTGACCCCAAAAGGACAGCTTCCCGGAGGCAAGGCACCCCCAAAAGCAGGATCTGTCCCCAGCTCCTTCCTGCTGAAGAAGGCCAGGGAGCCCGGGCCCCCACGAGAGCCCAAGGAGCCGTTTCGCCCACCCCCCATCACACCCCACGAGTACATGCTCTCGCTGTACAGGACGCTGTCCGATGCTGACAGAAAGGGAGGCAACAGCAGCGTGAAGTTGGAGGCTGGCCTGGCCAACACCATCACCAGCTTTATTGACAAAGGGCAAG ATGACCGAGGTCCCGTGGTCAGGAAGCAGAGGTACGTGTTTGACATTAGTGCCCTGGAGAAGGATGGGCTGCTGGGGGCCGAGCTGCGGATCTTGCGGAAGAAGCCCTCGGACACGGCCAAGCCAGCGGCCCCCGGAGGCGGGCGGGCTGCCCAGCTGAAGCTGTCCAGCTGCCCCAGCGGCCGGCAGCCGGCCGCCTTGCTGGATGTGCGCTCCGTGCCAGGCCTGGACGGATCTGGCTGGGAGGTGTTCGACATCTGGAAGCTCTTCCGAAACTTTAAGAACTCGGCCCAGCTGTGCCTGGAGCTGGAGGCCTGGGAACGGGGCCGGGCCGTGGACCTCCGTGGCCTGGGCTTCGACCGCGCCGCCCGGCAGGTCCACGAGAAGGCCCTGTTCCTGGTGTTTGGCCGCACCAAGAAACGGGACCTGTTCTTTAATGAGATTAAGGCCCGCTCTGGCCAGGACGATAAGACCGTGTATGAGTACCTGTTCAGCCAGCGGCGAAAACGGCGGGCCCCACTGGCCACTCGCCAGGGCAAGCGACCCAGCAAGAACCTTAAGGCTCGCTGCAGTCGGAAGGCACTGCATGTCAACTTCAAGGACATGGGCTGGGACGACTGGATCATCGCACCCCTTGAGTACGAGGCTTTCCACTGCGAGGGGCTGTGCGAGTTCCCATTGCGCTCCCACCTGGAGCCCACGAATCATGCAGTCATCCAGACCCTGATGAACTCCATGGACCCCGAGTCCACACCACCCACCTGCTGTGTGCCCACGCGGCTGAGTCCCATCAGCATCCTCTTCATTGACTCTGCCAACAACGTGGTGTATAAGCAGTATGAGGACATGGTCGTGGAGTCGTGTGGCTGCAGGTAG